The Actinomyces sp. oral taxon 414 genome has a segment encoding these proteins:
- a CDS encoding glycosyltransferase 87 family protein, with amino-acid sequence MPALPFPLPRQALARWLARSGRLGARIVSSRLVMALGVLCLALPVVSWTMGGGVFAVMFDSSVYYGAIVHWRAGGDLYDWYARPLLHQYPFTYPPFAAWALAPLTRLGERGLQLVLTALTPVGAALTAGVCLRRLGAGRRLALGLAPWAALAASELLEPFRETLYEGQVNAVLMALVAVDVLAMPESSRLRGVASAVAASFKLTPAIALAVFLIRREWRAAATMTATAVGITAACWLADPAQSRRFFASAMLDPSRTGFAEYAGNQNLRGTIARLLPEPWWTPVWAVCAALVLAGGWLVCRRLERVRAAGGPARCDHGVILALELGVVMVTGLLISPVSWSHHWVWALEVLLALGAAARAWRSSALAAVTAAGAVVIGVGIHWSFPFQSHAEFAWPLWQKLVGSGYTWWALLAGAVLARAARRRERPVASAVEDAQGSQPREAVLRDARPR; translated from the coding sequence GTGCCCGCACTCCCCTTCCCCCTCCCCCGCCAGGCGCTCGCCCGGTGGCTCGCGCGCTCCGGCCGGCTCGGCGCGCGGATCGTCTCCAGCCGCCTGGTCATGGCGCTGGGCGTCCTGTGCCTGGCGCTGCCCGTGGTGTCCTGGACGATGGGCGGGGGCGTCTTCGCCGTCATGTTCGACTCCTCGGTCTACTACGGCGCGATCGTCCACTGGAGGGCCGGCGGGGACCTGTACGACTGGTACGCCCGGCCCCTCCTCCACCAGTACCCCTTCACCTACCCTCCCTTCGCCGCCTGGGCCCTGGCCCCGCTGACCCGGCTGGGCGAGCGCGGGCTGCAGCTCGTCCTGACCGCCCTGACCCCCGTCGGCGCCGCCCTGACCGCGGGAGTGTGCCTGCGCCGTCTCGGGGCCGGCCGGCGCCTCGCCCTGGGGCTGGCGCCGTGGGCGGCGCTGGCGGCGAGCGAGCTGCTCGAGCCCTTCCGCGAGACCCTCTACGAGGGGCAGGTCAACGCCGTCCTCATGGCGCTCGTGGCCGTCGACGTCCTGGCCATGCCCGAGTCCTCGCGCCTGCGCGGGGTCGCCAGTGCAGTGGCGGCCTCCTTCAAGCTCACCCCGGCGATCGCGCTCGCCGTCTTCCTCATCCGCCGCGAGTGGCGGGCCGCGGCGACCATGACGGCCACCGCCGTCGGGATCACGGCCGCCTGCTGGCTGGCCGATCCCGCGCAGTCGCGGCGCTTCTTCGCCTCCGCCATGCTGGACCCCTCGCGCACGGGCTTCGCGGAGTACGCGGGCAATCAGAACCTCAGGGGCACGATCGCCCGCCTGCTGCCCGAGCCCTGGTGGACGCCCGTGTGGGCGGTGTGCGCGGCGCTGGTCCTGGCGGGAGGGTGGCTGGTGTGCCGGCGCCTGGAGCGGGTGCGGGCGGCCGGCGGGCCGGCGCGCTGCGATCACGGCGTAATCCTGGCCCTGGAGCTGGGCGTGGTCATGGTGACGGGGCTGCTCATCTCACCGGTGTCCTGGTCCCACCATTGGGTGTGGGCGCTGGAGGTCCTGCTGGCGCTGGGGGCGGCTGCCCGGGCGTGGCGCTCGAGCGCCCTGGCCGCCGTGACGGCGGCGGGCGCCGTCGTCATCGGGGTCGGCATCCACTGGAGTTTCCCCTTCCAGAGCCACGCGGAGTTCGCCTGGCCGCTGTGGCAGAAGCTCGTGGGGTCGGGCTACACGTGGTGGGCGCTGCTGGCCGGGGCCGTGCTCGCGCGCGCGGCCCGCCGCCGGGAGCGCCCGGTCGCGTCCGCCGTCGAGGACGCGCAGGGCTCACAGCCCCGGGAGGCCGTCCTGCGCGACGCCCGGCCCCGGTAG
- a CDS encoding substrate-binding domain-containing protein has product MTITLSRRSALAGLGLLCSTAALAACANGSSGDRLKVVIISKSYQNQFYQAAFKGAKDAADKLSVDLETNGPDAESNVSQQVEQLAAAVNQHPDAIALAASQPDAVQDALVNAKSQSIPVIGFDSGVPGDASGAVVATATTDNVAAGGNVATNLAANEAFKAAVGAGTTSAPAVIGVLAQDSTSGSIVQRVNGFVDALVAELEKIDGLAGAVDVSGQQQWTRPSASPAKAKIVVTVPPTTSQADIQSAAASILSTGGLVALFAANQDGVNGVISATNDATDLDRTSGKYKNLLVVGFDAGKSQKDAVRSGAFLGSVTQDPYQMGYQAVELAVKAAKGDAVADVDTGSHWYDASNIDNEDISILLYD; this is encoded by the coding sequence ATGACCATCACGCTCTCGCGCCGCAGTGCGCTGGCGGGCCTCGGGCTGCTGTGCTCGACCGCCGCCCTGGCCGCCTGCGCGAACGGCTCCTCCGGCGACCGGCTCAAGGTCGTCATTATCTCCAAGAGCTACCAGAACCAGTTCTACCAGGCGGCCTTCAAGGGCGCCAAGGACGCCGCCGACAAGCTCTCGGTCGACCTGGAGACCAACGGGCCCGACGCCGAGTCCAACGTCTCGCAGCAGGTCGAGCAGCTGGCGGCGGCCGTCAACCAGCACCCGGACGCCATTGCGCTGGCCGCCTCCCAGCCCGACGCCGTCCAGGACGCCCTGGTCAACGCCAAGAGCCAGTCCATCCCCGTCATCGGCTTCGACTCCGGGGTGCCAGGCGACGCCTCGGGCGCCGTCGTCGCCACCGCCACCACCGACAACGTGGCCGCCGGCGGCAATGTGGCCACCAACCTCGCCGCCAACGAGGCCTTCAAGGCCGCCGTCGGGGCCGGGACGACCTCCGCCCCCGCCGTCATCGGCGTCCTGGCCCAGGACTCGACCTCGGGCTCCATCGTCCAGAGGGTCAACGGCTTCGTCGACGCCCTTGTGGCGGAGCTGGAGAAGATCGACGGGCTGGCCGGCGCCGTCGACGTCTCCGGGCAGCAGCAGTGGACCCGGCCCTCGGCCTCCCCCGCCAAGGCCAAGATCGTGGTCACCGTCCCGCCCACGACCAGCCAGGCCGATATCCAGTCCGCCGCGGCCTCGATCCTGAGCACCGGCGGCCTGGTGGCCCTGTTCGCGGCGAACCAGGACGGCGTCAACGGTGTCATCTCCGCCACCAATGACGCCACCGACCTGGACCGCACCAGCGGCAAGTACAAGAACCTGCTCGTCGTCGGCTTCGACGCCGGCAAGTCCCAGAAGGACGCCGTGCGCTCCGGGGCCTTCCTCGGCTCGGTCACCCAGGACCCCTACCAGATGGGCTACCAGGCCGTCGAGCTCGCGGTCAAGGCCGCCAAGGGCGATGCCGTCGCCGACGTCGACACCGGCTCCCACTGGTACGACGCGTCGAACATCGACAACGAGGACATCTCCATCCTGCTCTACGACTGA
- a CDS encoding alpha/beta hydrolase family protein, protein MNDVLVRELSAPVAADGGAPGPVRSLVHVPRTAAAGRVRAPLVVCCHGLGESGLRVAPVALRLARAGAVAICPSFRGGGAPTAGATTSMSVLTQVADLEAVLDAALAWPFVDAGRTALFGRSLGGLVAVLTAARRPAQTGALVLWYPALRAPSSVRARFGVRAAVPGTYAVRVDGRDVVLGRRYALDAWDLDVDAALGRLRAPVLLLHGDRDADVPIEVSEAAARILPDARLERVAGAAHGFGDERLTAALERTVRFLTWSGVLEPAAQPE, encoded by the coding sequence GTGAACGACGTCCTCGTGCGCGAGCTCAGCGCGCCGGTCGCCGCGGATGGCGGTGCGCCCGGCCCCGTCCGCTCGCTGGTCCACGTGCCCCGCACCGCCGCCGCCGGGCGGGTGCGCGCCCCGCTGGTGGTGTGCTGCCACGGCCTGGGGGAGTCGGGCCTGCGGGTCGCCCCGGTCGCCCTGCGCCTGGCCCGGGCCGGGGCGGTGGCGATCTGCCCGTCCTTCCGCGGCGGCGGGGCGCCGACGGCGGGGGCGACGACGTCGATGAGCGTGCTCACCCAGGTCGCCGACCTGGAGGCGGTGCTGGACGCGGCGCTGGCCTGGCCCTTCGTCGACGCCGGTCGGACGGCCCTGTTCGGGCGGAGCCTGGGCGGGCTCGTCGCGGTCCTGACGGCGGCCCGGCGGCCGGCGCAGACGGGCGCCCTCGTCCTGTGGTACCCGGCGCTGCGCGCGCCCTCGTCGGTGCGCGCCCGCTTCGGGGTCCGCGCGGCCGTGCCCGGGACCTACGCCGTCCGCGTCGACGGACGCGACGTGGTCCTCGGGCGCCGCTACGCCCTGGACGCCTGGGACCTCGACGTCGACGCCGCGCTCGGGCGTCTGCGCGCCCCCGTGCTCCTGCTGCACGGCGACCGGGACGCCGACGTGCCGATCGAGGTGTCCGAGGCCGCCGCGCGGATCCTGCCCGACGCCCGCCTGGAGCGGGTGGCCGGCGCCGCCCACGGCTTCGGGGACGAGCGCCTGACGGCGGCGCTGGAGCGCACCGTGCGGTTCCTGACCTGGAGCGGCGTCCTGGAGCCCGCCGCGCAGCCGGAGTAG
- a CDS encoding SIR2 family NAD-dependent protein deacylase: MSPTPIPNATAARVDRLAALLDKADAVVVGAGAGLSIADGDAHSGPVFAERFADFIARYGFTDAYTAGFHPFASPEEKWAYWSRHISLLRYETGPGAVYADLLALLDGRDFFVLTTNVDHRFQKAGLPKDRLFYTQGDYGLFQCSAPCHDATYDNADAVAAMVREQRDMRVPAGLVPRCPRCGEPMSTNLRADATFVQDAGWHAAADRYARWLRAHENGRVLHLELGVGMNTPGIIKYPFWQRIHANPRATYAAVSLDPVAPRQIADRCVLVDADLAPVLARLAGSARTDRAARALALPAPSGPRR, translated from the coding sequence GTGAGCCCCACTCCCATCCCGAATGCGACCGCAGCCCGCGTCGACCGCCTCGCCGCCCTCCTGGACAAGGCCGACGCCGTCGTCGTCGGAGCCGGGGCGGGCCTGTCCATCGCCGACGGCGACGCCCACTCCGGCCCCGTCTTCGCCGAGCGCTTCGCCGACTTCATCGCCCGCTACGGCTTCACCGACGCCTACACGGCCGGCTTCCACCCCTTCGCGAGCCCGGAGGAGAAGTGGGCCTACTGGTCGCGCCACATCTCCCTCCTGCGCTACGAGACCGGGCCCGGCGCCGTCTACGCCGACCTGCTCGCGCTCCTGGACGGCCGCGACTTCTTCGTCCTGACCACCAATGTCGACCACCGCTTCCAGAAGGCCGGCCTGCCCAAGGACCGCCTGTTCTACACCCAGGGCGACTACGGGCTCTTCCAGTGCTCCGCCCCCTGCCACGACGCCACCTACGACAACGCCGACGCCGTGGCCGCCATGGTCCGCGAGCAGCGGGACATGCGCGTGCCCGCCGGGCTCGTGCCGCGCTGCCCGCGCTGCGGGGAGCCCATGAGCACCAACCTGCGGGCCGACGCGACCTTCGTCCAGGACGCCGGCTGGCACGCCGCCGCCGACCGGTACGCCCGCTGGCTGCGGGCCCACGAGAACGGGCGCGTCCTGCACCTCGAGCTCGGCGTGGGCATGAACACCCCGGGCATTATCAAGTACCCCTTCTGGCAGCGGATCCACGCCAACCCGCGGGCGACCTACGCCGCCGTCTCGCTCGACCCGGTCGCGCCCCGTCAGATCGCCGACCGCTGCGTGCTCGTCGACGCCGACCTCGCGCCGGTCCTGGCCCGCCTGGCCGGCTCGGCCCGAACCGATCGCGCCGCCCGCGCGCTCGCGCTCCCGGCGCCGTCGGGGCCGCGCCGGTGA
- a CDS encoding ABC transporter permease, whose product MNIPAVKNALSGRLSPQATQQLMALAALVILYVYFAIFGRRFLSPSTFVSILDSSYYIGFLAIGMTFVIITAGIDLSSGTVMVGSALVGGVAYNVWHLPIAAALLVVLLTGVLFGVGNGILVGFLHLPPFIATLGMQFVSLGLCAVIAQVQTQTYPSLVSPDGWFKKVLYKANSFPVGIIWLAAFFAVAWFILKRTKLGRYTYAIGSNEEAVELSGVMVSTWKFWVYVLNGFFCGLAGIIYAATFSSITPQTGNGQEMYAIAACVIGGTSLAGGVGSLWGTIIGVFVISVLKTGLLSMGLPVQWQQCLIGVVVVLAVLLDVIRSRRARRS is encoded by the coding sequence ATGAACATCCCCGCCGTCAAGAACGCCCTGTCGGGGCGCCTGTCGCCCCAGGCGACCCAGCAGCTCATGGCCCTGGCCGCCCTGGTCATCCTCTACGTCTACTTCGCGATCTTCGGGCGCAGGTTCCTGTCCCCGAGCACCTTCGTGTCGATCCTCGACTCCTCCTACTACATCGGCTTCCTCGCCATCGGGATGACCTTCGTCATTATCACCGCGGGGATCGACCTGTCCTCGGGCACCGTCATGGTGGGATCCGCACTCGTGGGGGGCGTGGCCTACAACGTGTGGCACCTGCCCATCGCCGCCGCCCTCCTGGTGGTCCTGCTCACCGGCGTGCTGTTCGGGGTCGGCAACGGGATCCTCGTCGGCTTCCTCCACCTGCCGCCCTTCATTGCCACGCTGGGCATGCAATTCGTGTCCCTGGGCCTGTGCGCCGTCATCGCCCAGGTGCAGACCCAGACCTACCCCAGCCTGGTCTCCCCGGACGGCTGGTTCAAGAAGGTGCTGTACAAGGCGAACTCCTTCCCCGTGGGCATTATCTGGCTGGCCGCCTTCTTCGCCGTGGCCTGGTTCATCCTCAAGCGCACCAAGCTCGGCCGCTACACCTACGCGATCGGCTCCAATGAGGAGGCCGTGGAGCTGTCGGGCGTGATGGTGTCGACGTGGAAGTTCTGGGTCTACGTCCTCAACGGCTTCTTCTGCGGCCTGGCCGGAATCATCTACGCCGCCACCTTCTCCTCCATCACGCCCCAGACCGGCAATGGCCAGGAGATGTACGCCATCGCCGCCTGCGTCATCGGCGGGACCTCCCTGGCCGGGGGCGTGGGCTCGCTGTGGGGCACGATCATCGGCGTCTTCGTCATCTCCGTGCTCAAGACCGGCCTGCTGTCCATGGGCCTGCCCGTGCAGTGGCAGCAGTGCCTCATCGGCGTGGTCGTCGTCCTCGCCGTCCTGCTCGACGTCATCCGGTCCCGGCGCGCCCGCCGCTCCTGA
- a CDS encoding NAD(P)H-dependent oxidoreductase: MNLKATTVLVFHPRLTASSRVNARLARAAREAATPGHSVEVRDMYALYPDFRVDVAAEQAVLAAADRIVLQFPMYWYSTPPLLKQWEDDVLTHGWAYGSTGTALHGKELGIAVSPGAPASSYERAGEARYTVHELMRPLQATSALIGTRFLTPFITAGTMGLTEAGLSERAAAYADWLTSDQPELGAFE, from the coding sequence ATGAATCTCAAGGCCACCACCGTCCTGGTCTTCCACCCCCGCCTGACCGCCTCCTCCCGGGTCAACGCCCGCCTGGCCCGGGCGGCCCGCGAGGCCGCGACCCCCGGGCACTCGGTCGAGGTGCGCGACATGTACGCCCTCTACCCCGACTTCCGCGTCGACGTGGCCGCCGAGCAGGCCGTTCTGGCCGCGGCCGACCGGATCGTGCTCCAGTTCCCCATGTACTGGTACTCCACGCCGCCCCTGCTCAAGCAGTGGGAGGACGACGTGCTCACCCACGGGTGGGCCTACGGGTCGACCGGCACCGCGCTGCACGGCAAGGAGCTGGGCATCGCCGTGTCCCCCGGCGCCCCGGCCTCCAGCTACGAGCGCGCCGGGGAGGCCCGCTACACGGTGCACGAGCTCATGCGCCCCCTCCAGGCGACGAGCGCCCTCATCGGCACGCGCTTCCTCACGCCCTTCATCACCGCCGGCACCATGGGCCTGACCGAGGCGGGCCTGTCCGAGCGGGCCGCGGCCTACGCCGACTGGCTCACCTCCGACCAGCCCGAGCTGGGCGCCTTCGAGTAG
- a CDS encoding cysteine hydrolase family protein, whose amino-acid sequence MTLPAPRPTPWQTGTGLDPARTALVVVDVLGGPNPVAEPLRDMAANAVRLVRAARAAGVPVVFACDAHRPGTDLELTLWGEHSMRGTPDSQPLDAFEAGEGDYIIPKRRYDAFFGTDLDITLRELGRDTLVVVGFDTNICVLHTLAGAYFLGYRTIVPADATATLLIGTQEGGLEYFSRCYDTRVVTTDDVLAALA is encoded by the coding sequence ATGACTCTGCCCGCCCCGCGGCCCACGCCCTGGCAGACCGGCACCGGACTGGACCCGGCCCGCACCGCGCTCGTGGTCGTCGACGTCCTGGGCGGGCCGAACCCGGTGGCCGAGCCGCTGCGCGACATGGCCGCCAACGCGGTCCGCCTGGTCCGGGCCGCCCGCGCGGCGGGCGTGCCCGTCGTCTTCGCCTGCGACGCCCACCGGCCCGGCACCGACCTGGAGCTGACCCTGTGGGGCGAGCACTCCATGCGCGGCACCCCCGACTCCCAGCCCCTGGACGCCTTCGAGGCCGGGGAGGGCGACTACATCATCCCCAAGCGCCGCTACGACGCCTTCTTCGGCACCGACCTGGACATCACCCTGCGCGAACTGGGGCGCGACACCCTCGTCGTCGTCGGATTCGACACCAATATCTGCGTGCTCCACACGCTCGCCGGCGCCTACTTCCTGGGCTACCGCACGATCGTGCCCGCCGACGCCACCGCGACCCTCCTCATCGGCACCCAGGAGGGCGGCCTGGAGTACTTCTCCCGCTGCTACGACACGCGGGTGGTGACCACGGACGACGTCCTGGCCGCCCTGGCCTGA
- a CDS encoding methylated-DNA--[protein]-cysteine S-methyltransferase — MTTAIHLRACAFPLGAMTIAARTGPGAPDGGELIGVWFDGQAHDRAGLPDDAAVEPGREGEIIVVLSAARTWLERYFTGEDPGPPPPLAPAATAFQRRVREQLLAIPRGVTRTYGEISRAIEADTGRRASARAVGGAVGRNPISVLVPCHRVVGADGSVVGYAGGAGRKMRLLRLEGADLPGPGVAQDGLPGL, encoded by the coding sequence ATGACGACGGCGATCCACCTGCGCGCCTGTGCCTTTCCGCTGGGCGCCATGACCATCGCCGCGCGGACCGGGCCGGGGGCTCCGGACGGCGGCGAGCTCATCGGCGTCTGGTTCGACGGCCAGGCCCACGACCGGGCCGGGCTGCCGGACGACGCCGCCGTCGAACCCGGGCGGGAGGGGGAGATCATCGTCGTCCTCTCCGCCGCCCGGACCTGGCTGGAGCGCTACTTCACGGGCGAGGACCCCGGGCCCCCGCCCCCGCTGGCCCCCGCTGCCACCGCCTTCCAGCGGCGGGTGCGGGAGCAGCTGCTCGCCATCCCCCGCGGGGTCACCCGCACCTACGGCGAGATCTCCCGGGCCATCGAGGCGGACACCGGCCGGCGCGCCTCGGCCCGGGCGGTGGGCGGCGCCGTCGGACGCAATCCGATCAGCGTCCTCGTGCCGTGCCACCGGGTAGTGGGCGCGGACGGGTCCGTCGTCGGCTACGCCGGCGGCGCCGGGCGCAAGATGCGGCTGCTGCGCCTGGAGGGCGCGGATCTACCGGGGCCGGGCGTCGCGCAGGACGGCCTCCCGGGGCTGTGA
- a CDS encoding LacI family DNA-binding transcriptional regulator, producing the protein MKDVAALAGVGIKTVSRVVNGEPMVTEATARRVWDAVERLDYHLDQRAGSLRRSDGATSSIALLVSDVANPFAGELHRGVEDVARARGVAVLASSLDEDPEREAEVIRDSIRRHVDGIILDTVSHDPATLSGVLGLGVPTVLVDRALPGVDTDCVTSDTRAAAARATRHLLDGGHRRLALLTERLIVPTAVERRDGFLDALGEAGLREQDALLVSGLTSAERAERALAGLLASPRPPTAVLSAQNLIAEGAVRALWRAGLQHAIAHVGFDDLPLADVLDPGLTVIRQDPQRMGRLAAERLFRRLDGEALEAEHLIVPTRLIVRGSGEIRPVSP; encoded by the coding sequence ATGAAGGATGTCGCCGCCCTGGCCGGCGTGGGCATCAAGACCGTCTCACGGGTGGTCAACGGCGAGCCCATGGTCACCGAGGCCACCGCGCGGCGCGTGTGGGACGCCGTCGAGCGGCTCGACTACCACCTGGACCAGCGGGCGGGCAGCCTGCGCCGCTCGGACGGCGCGACGTCGAGCATCGCCCTGCTGGTCAGCGACGTGGCCAACCCCTTCGCCGGCGAGCTCCACCGCGGCGTGGAGGACGTGGCGCGCGCGCGCGGGGTGGCCGTTCTCGCCTCGAGCCTGGACGAGGACCCCGAGCGCGAGGCGGAGGTCATCCGCGACTCCATCCGCAGGCACGTCGACGGCATCATCCTCGACACCGTCTCCCACGACCCCGCCACCTTGAGCGGGGTCCTCGGCCTGGGGGTGCCCACCGTCCTGGTCGACCGCGCCCTTCCCGGCGTCGACACGGACTGCGTCACCAGCGACACCCGCGCCGCCGCCGCCCGGGCGACCCGTCATCTGCTCGACGGCGGGCACCGCCGTCTGGCCCTGCTGACCGAGCGGCTCATCGTGCCCACCGCGGTGGAGCGCCGCGACGGGTTCCTCGACGCGCTGGGCGAGGCCGGACTGCGCGAGCAGGACGCCCTGCTCGTCTCCGGGCTCACCAGCGCCGAGCGGGCCGAGCGCGCGCTGGCCGGGCTCTTGGCCTCCCCCCGGCCGCCGACGGCGGTCCTCAGCGCTCAGAATCTCATCGCCGAGGGCGCGGTGCGCGCCCTGTGGAGGGCCGGGCTCCAGCACGCCATCGCCCACGTCGGCTTCGACGACCTGCCCCTGGCCGACGTCCTCGACCCCGGCCTGACCGTCATTCGCCAGGACCCCCAGCGCATGGGCCGGCTCGCCGCCGAGAGGCTCTTCCGCAGACTCGACGGCGAGGCGCTGGAGGCCGAGCACCTCATCGTCCCCACCCGCCTCATCGTCCGCGGCAGCGGCGAGATCCGGCCCGTGAGCCCCTGA
- a CDS encoding sugar ABC transporter ATP-binding protein codes for MEGITKSFPGVKALKGVSFDLRPGEVHALVGENGAGKSTLLKIMTGIHPDYSGVFEYDGAPVHFRSIRDAQEAGISIVHQELNMMGDLTVAQNIFIGRESRSLFISDRELNRRAQRLIDDYDIGVEPTALLRELSVGKAQLVEIARALSFPATQVLILDEPTAALSEAESLDLLERVRRLRESGVSVVYVSHRMHEIMAISDRVTVLRDGENAGTVATADTTMNGIIEMMVGRQVINAPKTKSNVPPDAPVVLRADSLTSPDVKGVSFELRAGEILGLAGLVGAGRTELMRIVAGADRASSGSVEVRGRTRSFRHPHDAIRAGIAYLSEDRKRYGLLLGLSVADNSVLPSYDLVSTGPVVRNGAVSRVTRRYVEQLRIKTPSIHQATRNLSGGNQQKVVLAKWLLRDVDILIFDEPTRGIDIGARAEIYQLMNDLAAEGKSILLVSSDLDEVLHMSDRVLVMCEGRLTGELDIADATQVKIMELATKQEERDAA; via the coding sequence ATGGAAGGCATCACCAAGTCCTTCCCCGGAGTCAAGGCCCTCAAAGGGGTCTCCTTCGACCTGCGCCCCGGGGAGGTTCACGCCCTCGTCGGCGAGAACGGCGCGGGCAAGTCGACCCTCCTCAAGATTATGACGGGCATCCACCCCGACTACTCCGGGGTCTTCGAGTACGACGGCGCGCCCGTGCACTTCCGGTCCATCCGAGACGCCCAGGAGGCGGGGATCTCGATCGTCCACCAGGAGCTCAATATGATGGGCGACCTCACCGTCGCCCAGAACATCTTCATCGGCCGCGAGTCGCGCTCGCTGTTCATCTCCGACCGCGAGCTCAACCGGCGCGCCCAGCGCCTCATTGACGACTACGACATCGGGGTCGAGCCGACGGCGCTGCTGCGTGAGCTCAGCGTGGGCAAGGCCCAGCTGGTGGAGATCGCCCGCGCCCTGTCCTTCCCGGCCACCCAGGTCCTCATCCTCGACGAGCCCACTGCGGCCCTGTCGGAGGCCGAGAGCCTCGACCTGCTTGAGCGGGTGCGCCGTCTGCGCGAGAGCGGCGTGTCCGTCGTCTACGTCTCCCACCGGATGCACGAGATCATGGCGATCTCCGACCGCGTGACCGTCCTGCGCGACGGCGAGAACGCCGGCACGGTCGCCACCGCCGACACCACCATGAACGGGATTATCGAGATGATGGTCGGGCGCCAGGTGATCAACGCCCCCAAGACGAAGTCCAACGTCCCCCCGGACGCGCCCGTCGTCCTGCGGGCCGACTCCCTGACCTCGCCCGACGTCAAGGGGGTCTCCTTCGAGCTGAGGGCCGGCGAGATCCTCGGCCTGGCGGGCCTGGTGGGGGCCGGGAGGACCGAGCTCATGCGGATCGTGGCGGGGGCCGACCGCGCCTCCTCGGGCAGCGTCGAGGTCCGGGGGCGCACCCGCTCCTTCCGCCACCCCCACGACGCCATTAGGGCGGGCATCGCCTACCTGTCCGAGGACCGCAAGCGCTACGGCCTCCTCCTGGGGCTCTCGGTGGCGGACAACTCGGTCCTGCCCTCCTACGACCTCGTCTCCACCGGCCCGGTCGTCCGCAACGGGGCCGTGTCGAGGGTGACGCGCCGCTACGTCGAGCAGCTGCGGATCAAGACGCCCTCCATCCACCAGGCGACCCGCAACCTGTCGGGGGGCAACCAGCAGAAGGTCGTCCTGGCCAAGTGGCTGTTGCGCGACGTCGACATCCTCATCTTCGACGAGCCGACCCGCGGCATCGACATCGGGGCGCGGGCGGAGATCTACCAGCTCATGAACGACCTCGCTGCCGAGGGCAAGTCCATCCTCCTGGTCTCCTCGGACCTCGACGAGGTCCTGCACATGTCGGACCGCGTCCTGGTCATGTGCGAGGGCCGCCTGACCGGCGAGCTCGACATCGCCGACGCCACCCAAGTCAAGATCATGGAACTGGCCACCAAGCAGGAAGAGCGTGATGCCGCATGA